A segment of the Leptolyngbya sp. CCY15150 genome:
AGCGCTCTTGGTCTTCAGGTGTCATAGCGAGTGATCCCTAGGGCTACCCTTCTATTCTCCCCCTTGGCACTGTTTTTGCAAAAGTGGGATGCTCCCACGCCCCCCGCCTCACCACCCGTTCAGGTTCACCGCTGATCATGCGATCATGCCATGAAAAAAGGCACTCCTGAGAGTGCCTAAAGGATTCTAATCATGTTGGTGTATCAAAGGTTTATTTGAAACCAACTGCTGCTTGCCAAACAAAGGCGAGGAGCAGGAAGAAAACCGGAATAATAGGCAACACATCAACAAGGGGATCAAAAACAGAGTAAGCTTCGGGCAGCTTGGCTAAAATTAGTGCCGCGTCCATGGATGGCCTTTCCTCTTTAACTCAGACATCTCAGATTTTTTGAATCTTATCATAATTCAGGGATCACCTCACCCCGTCCTGTTAATTCTGCGCAGGGATGGGGCAGGCCATCCCGCACGTTAATCGCGATCGCCCTCTAGGTGAGTAGCGATCGCAGGTGGGCCATCAGGCGATCGCAGTCCTCTTCTGTGGTGAAGTAATGCACGCAGGCCCTGATGCAGTTGGGATGCAAAATGGTGCGCACCATGATCTGCTGGGCTTCAAGCTCAGCCACCAGGTGTCCATGGGCTCGGTCGGGCTGTCCATCTAGGCGAAAGGAGACGAGACCGGCTTCGGGAGGCGTGGTGCGCAGGGGTTGAACCGTTGGCAGAGTTTGCAACTGCTCCCAGAGGTAGGCGCTGAGCTGTTGAATCTGCTGGTAGCGCTGCAGGGCTGTTCCCTGCTGCTGATGGAGAGCGATCGCCGTCCGAAGGGCGCTGTAGAGGGGATAGTCGGAGGTGGCAATTTCGTAGCGTTGACCGTTTTCCTTCAAGCCCGTGGGTTGCCCGGTGCCATCCATGGTGATGCTACGCCAGCCCACAAAGGTGGGAGCCGCCGTGGAGTAGCAGGCAGGCTTGACATAGAGCCCGCCCGCGCCCGCCGCACCACACCACCATTTATGCCCGGTGAAGGCGTAGAAATCTGCTCCTAGGTCATCAAGCTGCAAAGGCAGAACGCCCACAGACTGGGCCGCATCCACCAAAACCCGCACCGGCTGGTAGCTAGGATGCTGACGGCAGGCGGCCACAATCTCCTTCATCGGTAAAACCTGGCCGGTGTTCCACAAAATATGGCTGATCGCCACCATGCGGGTAGTGGGCATCAGATGCTGAGCGATCGCCCCCACGGGATCACCTTGGTTTAGGGTTTCCAGGATGGGACAGGTGGACACCTTGATGCCAAAGCGTCGCTGTAGCTCATGGGCGGTGGCAATCACGCCCGGATGTTCACAATCCGTCAGCAGCAGATGATCGCCCTCGCGCCAGTCGATGCTCCACAGGGCAATATTGCAGCCCACGGTCACGTTCTCAGTCAGGGTGATGGCCTCGGGCTGTGTGCCCAGTTCAGCGGCGATCGCTTGCCGGGCCAGTTGGCTTTCTTGCTGCAGCCAAGCATTGGTGCTGCTGGAGAACGGCCCCCGCTCTTGAATCTGCATCTGGGTGTCATGGAGGGCAGCGATCGCCTCCTGAGCCATCGGACCTTGGCCGCCATAGTTGAAATAGGTCTTATTAGCGAGGGCGGGATAGCGTTGGCGATAGTCGTGCAGCGAGGGTTGAGACATGGTCATCTGTATGAATTACCGTGCTTCCTGCTTGTACCAAATTGCAGGGAAGGCGGCAAGAAGCTGGCTGGGGAGACGGGCGATCGCTCTCAGATCCCAACGCTTAACCCTTAGGAGATGAAGGTGGAAACTGACCCTCGCGAATATCGCGGCAGAAGTCCTCTACAGCTCCTTGCACCGTTTCCCGCAGATTTGCGTAGGCTTTCGCAAAGGGTGGCCGCCAGTCTGACAGCCCCAGCAGGTCGGCCGTCACCAACACTTGCCCATCACAGTCTGGGCCAGCACCAATGCCAATGGTGGGAATCGATAGCTTCTGGCTAATCGTAGCGGCAACATGATCGGGAATATGTTCGAGCACAATGGCAAATGCCCCAGCCTGCTCCAGGGCGATCGCTTCTGCAAGGAGCTGCTCTCCCGCCTCAGGAGTCGTTCCCTGTTGCCGATAACCTAGGCGACGTACCGCTTGGGGCGTCAGGCCGATATGTCCCAGCACCGGCATTCCCGTTTGCACCAAAGCCGCGACTGTATCGATAATCGCTGGATAGCCGCCCTCTAGCTTGACGCCCCCTGCGCCAGTTTCCTTCAGAATGCGTCCCGCTGATTCAATCGCCTGGGACAGACTCACCTGATAACTTAAAAACGGTAGATCCACAACCAGCAACGCCTGCTTCACGCCCCGACGCACGGCCTTGGCGTGGTGCAGCATTTCCTCCAGAGTGACCGGCAGCGTCGTGTCATAGCCCAAGGTCACCATGGCCAGGGAGTCGCCCACCAATACAACATCCACCCCTGCCTGATCCATAATTTGGGCAAACAGATAATCTGCCGCCGTCAGCACCGTAATCCGCCGACCTTGCTGTTTATATTGAATGAGTTTCTGAGGTGTTACAGCCATGGATTTCCTATTCAGCGATCGCGTTCCGCACATCTCGGAAAGACTCATCGGCCCTGCGGCATCCCTCGGTGTCAACCGTCATCTGCCAGCAGACTAGAAAAGACTCTATGCGGTGTGATTCAAGGGATTAGCGAACTACCTCCCCTGAATTCAGGGTAGCGGATACTGGGTTCAAACGGTTTTTGTTTTGCAAATTCTCAGGGTGCCTGGGAGGGCAGTTATGACTGTGGTTAAGCGGGAAGACATCATGATTGGCAAGCAGTTCAACGTTGCTCTATTCCCAGATCCTCATACGACGAGGGTTGAGCGACGTCGAAACCCGGCTTATCTAGTAGGATGCGTGAGCGATGGCGTAACGCATCCAAGCTTCATGGGAGGTGCGTTACGGCTGCGCCTAACAGCGACTAGGTTCCGTATCCTCGTTATTCCCTAGTGGAAAATTAAGATGATCCCGAGCGATCGCTTGGCGCACCCGATGTCCTCTATACCAAACCCCTCGTTCCCAGACGGGAAGAGGGGCTGTGAATGACTGAAGAGAGCTAGCGCCGTCGGCTGCTACCGGGGGAGGGTAGCAGCAAGTCATGGGCTAGTGATAATAACGTTTCTCTAACCAGACCCGGACATCTTGCTCAGAGGCAAAGGTAGTATGATAGTCTGTCACCGGATCGTAGACCCGCCAGGAGACTTGTCCGCTGCGATCGCGGATTGCCTCAACATGAGGTTCTTGACTACCAGCTAAAACTCCCCACACCCGATAGGCAAATGATTGCAGGGCAGCACGCCAATTTCCATCTTGGGCGGCGCGATCGGGGTTGTGAGTTGTCCGATGATGCTCAATAAAGCTGAGGAATGGAGCACTAGCTTTCAACATAGACCCCCCTTTAAGCCAAACATGGCTTGATACGTAAAACTGTTTTCCATACCTCCACCTTAAGAATTTAAAGTTGGACATTCAAGCGATCTTTTGCATACTTGTGATGAATCCTATTCATAACCTGAAAACCCTTGATATATATGGATTACAGGTTTATGTAATGATACGGATCGGATTAGGTCTGTTATATAACCACACAGAGCGATATGGTTTGTAATAGGGGCCTCAGAATGCGATCGCATTCTGCCTCGAACCATCAAACATGTTCGTCTAGCTGTCTAAACTAAACCGTCTAACTAAACTGTCCAACTAAACTGTCTAACTAAGTATTATTTCCTTTAGCCCCATCGGTGTTAAGTGCCCATGAGAGACAACCATCGGGATAGCATCAAGCTTTCGCAATTGCGGGCGCTGCTAGAAATTGCAAATTGCGGTAACTTCAGCGAAGCTGCCCTCTGTCTGAATGTGTCGCAGTCGGCGGTAAGCCACGCGATCGCCACCCTGGAAAATGAACTGGGCGTGGTGCTGCTCTCCCGTGGACGTCATGGAGCCACCCTAACCCCCGTGGGTGAACAGATCATTGGCGATGTCCGCCATGTCATGGATGCCCTAGAGGAAATTGTGCGCAAGTCTAATCTGGCTAAAGGGTTAGACGGCGGTCAGGTGCGGGTTGCCTCCTTCCGAAGCGTTGCCACCCATGTGCTGCCAGCGGTAATTGCCCTGTTTCGCAAAGCCTTTCCCGCCATTTCCGTCACCATTATTGAACATCAGCACCTGCCCTCGGTGCATCAATCCCTGCGTCAGGGCTTAGCGGATATCGGCTTTCTCTATTTGCCAGCGCCGGATGACTTTGAAACCTGGGAAATCCTGCGTGATGACTATGTGGCGCTGCTGCCCCCGGATGCCAAGATAGCGGGCCCTGCCATCACCTGGGATGAGCTGCATAGTTTTCCCTTAATCATGCCCGCTGCTGATGATAGCTGTCGCCTAATTGTGCGGAAGTACTTCACGCAGTTTGATCAACCCCTGAATGCGGCCTATGAAGTGCGCGAAGACTCCACGATTGTCAGCATGGTGGAACAAGGGCTAGGGGCAACGGTGATTGCCCGACTGGCCGCCGAACCGCTGCCGTCCAGCCTCCGGGTCTATAAATTGCCCCACCCCCTAGAGCGCGTGATCGGGGTCGGGGTTTTGTCAGAGGCCCTGCATCCCCCGGCAGTATTTGCCTTTTTAGACGTGCTGCGCGGTACGGGAAAATTTAGCCCTTTGCCTCTGAAAGAGGCCTAGTACCGCAAGACAGAAGAACGAAGACAGAAAAACGAAGACAGAAGACAGAAGAACGACAAGGAAGTCCAAGACATACGAGACAGAAAAACGAAAAGGAAGTCCAGGAGACACAAGGTTTCCCGCCTCAGTACATAGGCGGGTTACTTACGCCTCAGAGGTCTAGTGCGGTTGTCGGCGATCGCCCCTGCAGCTTAGGATTTCTATGGGCGATCGCTCATGTAACCCTAGGAGGAGTCAGAACCTGGATGGCCAACTCGATGGAATGGACGGCAGAGGCAGAAGCGCGGCTCAAGGAAATTCCCTTCTTTGTCCGTCCGGCAGCGCGCAAGAAGATTGAAGCCTTTGCCCGCGAGGCCGGCGTGGCGGAGATTACCGAAGAGGTCTACGACCAAGCCAAGAAAAAGTTTGGCTAGGCGATCGCTAGGTCACGATGCGGCTGGTAGGTGGCTAAAGGCGGCATCAACAAGCTGCTTGGCCTTATCGTCCAGCCGCTGCCAATCCACCTCCTGGTCTTCAAAATTAATCAGGCTAGTATCAATAACCACGGCGGGCCGGTCTGGATGGTTGACCTCGTAGTCCATAAAACACACCTGGTAGCAAAGGTTCCAGATATCTAACCGGGCCTCGCGATCGCCCTGGGTGAGCTTGAGTTCATAGCCAGGGTAGGGGCGCGGCAAGTGGTCTAGGGTTTGCTGGATGAGGATGGAGCGCTCAGGCTCAGCCGTTTCTAGTTCGTGCTGGAGGGCAATCACCTGAGCCTGCACCTCGGGGGGCGTATGGCTGGGCCAGCGCTGCACGTCTTCGTAGTCTCCTCGCCAAGGCGATCGCTCTAGGTTTTTACGAATATTGTCGATGACGCGGATCAGGGCAGGCTGCATCAAGAGTTCAGCCTGCTGCCAGTCGAGTCGAGTTGCAAACTTAGGGGTCATAGACTTAGGAGGTGCTAGGGGGCGATCGCCAAGGGATAGACGCCTCAACCGCTGAGGAGTGCTTCCACAAATTCATAGCTGGAGAACGGACGCAGATCTTCGATGCCCTCGCCAGCACCGATAAAGCGAATGGGTAAGCCCAACTGTTGTACAACCGCCAGGGCGACGCCGCCTCGGGCCGTGCCGTCCAGCTTGGTCAAAATCACGCCGCTCAACTGAGCCGATTCAGCAAACACCTGGGCTTGGCGTAGACCATTTTGGCCCAGGGTAGAATCGAGCACCAGCAGCGATTCAATCTTGGCATGGCTGGCTTTTTTGTCGATAATCCGACGGATTTTGCTCAGCTCGTCCATTAGATTTTTCTTATTTTGCAAGCGACCAGCGGTGTCTACCAGCAATAGCTCTGTATTGCGGGACATGGCAGCAGCGATCGCATCAAACACCACAGCAGCGGGATCGGTATTTTTCCCAGGGTTGGCAATCACCTCGACATTGCTGCGCTGTCCCCAAACCTTCACCTGCTCCACGGCCGCTGCCCGGAACGTATCTGCCGCCGCAATCAAACAGCGGTAGTCTCCCTGGGTAGCTAGGTGGGCCATTTTGCCGATGGTGGTGGTTTTCCCGGCTCCGTTCACCCCAGTGATCAGCCAAATATTTAGAGTATCTTTTTCGGGGGCAAAGGTAGGGCTGTACTTGCCTTGGAAGGGTTGATCGAGCATCTGCCGCAGAATCTCCTTCAGGTAGGCGATCGCTGCTTCGGGGGGCAGAGCCTCTTCCCGCAGTTTACTTTGCAGAGCCTCAATAATGTAGTCCGTTGCCTCCACGCCCACATCGGCTTGAAGCAACAGCGACTCGATTTCCAACACCGCTTCTTGGTTGAGCGGCCCCTGGCCGACGATTGCCCGCAGTTGGTTCACCAAACTACGGCGGGTTTTGCCCAAACCTTGGCGCAGACGATTCAGCCAGGTAATTTCTTCTAGGGATACGTCTTCAGGACGCCGCCCTTGGGCCGCCAACACCCCTGCCGACCAGAGGAAATCATCATCTAGGACAATGCTGGGTGTCGAGGGGGGAGCGATCGCTGCCTCAGCTTCATCGAGGGCTTCTGCCTTGAGACGTTCGAGACGTTCTTGACGCTCGGTTTCGGCTTGGGCCCAGAAGGGTAGGGCTGCCGGTGCTTCAACATCACTGGCGGGAACCTCGGGCGAACTGGGGGATTCCGATTCGGTAAAAGTGGCAGGATCGGGATCGGGCGCAGCGCTGACCGTCGGCTCTGCCGCCGTGGGTGGGATAGCCACACCTACAGGAGGAGTTGGTTCTTCAACAACTTCCTCGGCAACTGGTTCTTCGACAACCGATTCCTCAATCTCCTCAGCAACCGGTTCTTCTACAATTTCTTCGGCAGCCGTTTCCTCGACAACCGGTTCTTCGACAACCGGTTCTTCGACAACCGATTCCTCGGCAACTGGTTCCTCAGGGACTTCCTCGACAGATTCTTCTACAACCGGCTCTTCTACAACCGGCTCTTCTACAACGGATTCCTCGGCAACCGGTTCCTCGGCAACCGGTTCCTCAGCGACTTCCTCGACAACTGATTCTTCGACAACCGGCTCTTCTGCAACGGGTTCCTCGGCAACCGGTTCTTCCGCGATATCTTCCGCAACCGGTTCTTCAGCAACTGCTGCTTCCGCAACCGGTTCGGCAACCTCAACCGGTGCCTCTGCTGGTGGCTCTGGCTCTGGAGCAATCTTAGTGCCCTGCTGTTCCTGAATGGTTTGGTAGGCTGCCTTTGCCCAGGCTAGATAGTCCTCGGCATTAGTTGGGGCCGTGCTCGCCGGAGCCTCTGCTGGTGGTGCCTCCGCAGCTTGTTCGGGCGGCGACGTGTCTTGAGGTTTGTTTTCGTCTTTTTCGTCGCGATTGCGACTGAACTGTCGCTTAAACCAATCAAAAGCCATAGCTGCTCTCCCAACGTGCGCCTTCCATCAACAAACTCGGCCAGAACCGTAAGCTATTAGGGTATGGTACTAGAGCCTTGCCCTAGACATCGACCGGAAACCCGAACCCTCAGCGCTCTTGGCGTTTCCCAACCATGCCCCAACATCACGGCTGCCTCCTGTCCCCATCCGTATCTAGATCTCGGGGGGAGCCTGAGCCAAAGACTGGGACTTGATCGCGTCCGTCACCCGCCGCAGAACACCATTGATGAACTTATGGCTTTCTTCATCGCCATAGCGCTTGGCCAATTCGATCGCTTCGTTAATGGCAACGCGATCGGGAACGCCCAGGTAGAGCACTTCCGTGACGGCAATCCGTAAGATATCTTGATCCAGCCGAATCAAACGCTTAAGCTGCCAGTCCACCATGGAGCTGGTAATCAGCTCATCAATGGATTCCCGATTCTGCTTCACTTGCTTGATGATCTCGATCGCGTAGTCTCGCACATCTTGCTGATTGGCAAGCTGGATGAATTCCGGCAGTTCTAGAGCATAGCCCAAGCGATTGATCGCCACCTGGGTGAGGTCGATCGCCTCCCGAGTCATGGTGCGCGCCCCCTGGATGTCGGCGGATCGCGTCTCGCTAGACAGCAAGCGTTCGCTACCGCGCTCCAGTTCTGAAATCGCCACCTCTAAAGTCTCACGACTTTCCGTTGTCAAGGTTCGCACGGCGGCCAACACCAAATTTTGAACCTGCTGCATGTCCAGAGCTTCTGGGGTGGCAGGCAGTTGACTTGCGCCCAATAGCGCCAATTCACGAGCAATTCGACGAGCTTGCATAATTTACCGATTCGGTGCGCCGGAGCGAAACACGTATGGATGAACCCCATGATCCTAGCAGGGTTCGCTCCCCTCGCGGGGGCTTCGCTGGGTTACCTAGGATGAACAGAGAGTTGTCTAGAGCGGCAGGGACGTCGGTTCATCGACGGCGGCAACGGAATAGCTACCAAAGATTTTCAGGGTTTCGGTGCAGGATTTAAGTTCTTCCAGAGCCCTTTGCACCGACTCTGGATCGGCCCCTGTTTCTAGATCAATGAAAAATAAATATTCCCCGAGCGATCGCTTCGTGGGCCGCGATTCAATCCGGCTCATATTAAGCTGACGTTTTGCAAAAATCTGCAAGGCGGTGACCAAGGCTCCCGGTGTGTTCTTCGGCAGGCTAAAGGCCAGGGAG
Coding sequences within it:
- a CDS encoding photosystem II reaction center protein K translates to MDAALILAKLPEAYSVFDPLVDVLPIIPVFFLLLAFVWQAAVGFK
- a CDS encoding aminotransferase class V-fold PLP-dependent enzyme; this translates as MSQPSLHDYRQRYPALANKTYFNYGGQGPMAQEAIAALHDTQMQIQERGPFSSSTNAWLQQESQLARQAIAAELGTQPEAITLTENVTVGCNIALWSIDWREGDHLLLTDCEHPGVIATAHELQRRFGIKVSTCPILETLNQGDPVGAIAQHLMPTTRMVAISHILWNTGQVLPMKEIVAACRQHPSYQPVRVLVDAAQSVGVLPLQLDDLGADFYAFTGHKWWCGAAGAGGLYVKPACYSTAAPTFVGWRSITMDGTGQPTGLKENGQRYEIATSDYPLYSALRTAIALHQQQGTALQRYQQIQQLSAYLWEQLQTLPTVQPLRTTPPEAGLVSFRLDGQPDRAHGHLVAELEAQQIMVRTILHPNCIRACVHYFTTEEDCDRLMAHLRSLLT
- the panB gene encoding 3-methyl-2-oxobutanoate hydroxymethyltransferase; protein product: MAVTPQKLIQYKQQGRRITVLTAADYLFAQIMDQAGVDVVLVGDSLAMVTLGYDTTLPVTLEEMLHHAKAVRRGVKQALLVVDLPFLSYQVSLSQAIESAGRILKETGAGGVKLEGGYPAIIDTVAALVQTGMPVLGHIGLTPQAVRRLGYRQQGTTPEAGEQLLAEAIALEQAGAFAIVLEHIPDHVAATISQKLSIPTIGIGAGPDCDGQVLVTADLLGLSDWRPPFAKAYANLRETVQGAVEDFCRDIREGQFPPSSPKG
- a CDS encoding LysR family transcriptional regulator, which gives rise to MRDNHRDSIKLSQLRALLEIANCGNFSEAALCLNVSQSAVSHAIATLENELGVVLLSRGRHGATLTPVGEQIIGDVRHVMDALEEIVRKSNLAKGLDGGQVRVASFRSVATHVLPAVIALFRKAFPAISVTIIEHQHLPSVHQSLRQGLADIGFLYLPAPDDFETWEILRDDYVALLPPDAKIAGPAITWDELHSFPLIMPAADDSCRLIVRKYFTQFDQPLNAAYEVREDSTIVSMVEQGLGATVIARLAAEPLPSSLRVYKLPHPLERVIGVGVLSEALHPPAVFAFLDVLRGTGKFSPLPLKEA
- a CDS encoding PCP reductase family protein, with translation MANSMEWTAEAEARLKEIPFFVRPAARKKIEAFAREAGVAEITEEVYDQAKKKFG
- the ftsY gene encoding signal recognition particle-docking protein FtsY → MAFDWFKRQFSRNRDEKDENKPQDTSPPEQAAEAPPAEAPASTAPTNAEDYLAWAKAAYQTIQEQQGTKIAPEPEPPAEAPVEVAEPVAEAAVAEEPVAEDIAEEPVAEEPVAEEPVVEESVVEEVAEEPVAEEPVAEESVVEEPVVEEPVVEESVEEVPEEPVAEESVVEEPVVEEPVVEETAAEEIVEEPVAEEIEESVVEEPVAEEVVEEPTPPVGVAIPPTAAEPTVSAAPDPDPATFTESESPSSPEVPASDVEAPAALPFWAQAETERQERLERLKAEALDEAEAAIAPPSTPSIVLDDDFLWSAGVLAAQGRRPEDVSLEEITWLNRLRQGLGKTRRSLVNQLRAIVGQGPLNQEAVLEIESLLLQADVGVEATDYIIEALQSKLREEALPPEAAIAYLKEILRQMLDQPFQGKYSPTFAPEKDTLNIWLITGVNGAGKTTTIGKMAHLATQGDYRCLIAAADTFRAAAVEQVKVWGQRSNVEVIANPGKNTDPAAVVFDAIAAAMSRNTELLLVDTAGRLQNKKNLMDELSKIRRIIDKKASHAKIESLLVLDSTLGQNGLRQAQVFAESAQLSGVILTKLDGTARGGVALAVVQQLGLPIRFIGAGEGIEDLRPFSSYEFVEALLSG
- the nusB gene encoding transcription antitermination factor NusB, with protein sequence MQARRIARELALLGASQLPATPEALDMQQVQNLVLAAVRTLTTESRETLEVAISELERGSERLLSSETRSADIQGARTMTREAIDLTQVAINRLGYALELPEFIQLANQQDVRDYAIEIIKQVKQNRESIDELITSSMVDWQLKRLIRLDQDILRIAVTEVLYLGVPDRVAINEAIELAKRYGDEESHKFINGVLRRVTDAIKSQSLAQAPPEI